The Buchnera aphidicola (Takecallis arundicolens) genome has a window encoding:
- the prmC gene encoding peptide chain release factor N(5)-glutamine methyltransferase encodes MQINFWIEYGIRLLSYSKTPRLDTELFISYVLRKSRTWITIFDNFILNSDQIFLLKKLLYRRLCGEPVAYIICKKEFWSLSLLVSKDTLIPRSETEILVYHSLGRLKQGDYVLDLGTGCGAIALSIALENPNCTIFGIDCINNAIQISKKNADNFNIKNVKFFYSNWFSCLNRKFNLIVSNPPYLSYNEKSSLSRELFFEPDIALFSKQHGISEIKYIINHSKKYLFFNGWLLIEHGYKQSKIVYQLFKKNNFYNIKTYQDYLGYPRITVGQKIC; translated from the coding sequence ATGCAAATTAATTTTTGGATAGAATATGGTATAAGATTATTATCTTATTCAAAAACACCAAGATTAGATACTGAATTATTTATTAGTTATGTTCTTCGTAAATCACGTACTTGGATTACGATATTTGATAATTTTATATTAAATTCTGATCAGATTTTTTTATTAAAAAAATTATTATATCGACGTTTGTGCGGTGAACCTGTTGCATATATAATTTGTAAAAAAGAATTTTGGTCTTTATCATTACTTGTTTCAAAAGATACATTAATTCCTAGATCAGAAACAGAAATTTTAGTGTATCATAGTTTAGGTCGATTAAAACAAGGAGATTATGTTTTAGATTTAGGTACAGGATGTGGTGCAATTGCTTTATCTATAGCACTCGAAAATCCAAATTGTACTATTTTTGGTATTGATTGTATTAATAATGCAATTCAGATTTCTAAAAAGAATGCTGATAATTTTAATATTAAAAATGTTAAATTTTTTTATAGTAATTGGTTTTCTTGTTTAAATAGAAAGTTTAATTTGATTGTAAGTAATCCACCATATTTAAGTTATAATGAAAAATCATCTTTATCAAGAGAGTTATTTTTTGAACCAGATATTGCATTATTTTCTAAGCAGCATGGTATATCAGAAATTAAGTATATTATTAATCATTCTAAAAAATATTTATTTTTTAATGGTTGGTTATTAATTGAACATGGATATAAACAAAGTAAAATAGTATATCAATTATTTAAAAAAAATAATTTTTATAATATTAAAACATATCAAGATTATTTAGGTTATCCACGTATTACAGTAGGTCAGAAAATCTGTTAG
- a CDS encoding acetate kinase, which yields MLKNLVLVFNCGSSSVKFSILDPIHNKKYLFGIVERLYLNESCVTWHVHKKKKTVLIGNNVSHNQALKFIIKVIFTKYDDLISSIQYIGHRVVHGGNQLIKSVIINDTIIQKIQENSVFAPLHNPMNILGIQASIQYFPDLKKKNVAVLDTSFYHSLPDFSYLYAIPYKFYKKYHIRRYGAHGISHLYIAHKTSDLLNIKFNNLNIITCHLGGGSSITAIRNGLCIDTSMGLTPLEGLVMGTRSGDIDPSVVFFMYDILGKSMDEIQHILINKSGILGLTNGLTSDFRYIEEKYYSKFQAYRIMNLFCYRLSKYIGSYAASLEGKLDAIVFTGGIGENSALTRALVLSRLEFLGLKIDNNLNYQPNLNKSRFINKKNTIPLLVIPTNEEFIIAKETIQLFL from the coding sequence ATGTTAAAAAACTTAGTTTTAGTATTTAATTGTGGCAGTTCATCTGTAAAATTCTCTATTTTAGACCCAATTCATAATAAAAAATATTTATTTGGTATAGTTGAAAGATTATATTTGAATGAATCATGTGTGACTTGGCATGTACATAAAAAAAAAAAAACAGTGTTAATTGGTAATAACGTTTCTCATAATCAGGCATTAAAATTTATTATTAAAGTTATTTTTACAAAATATGATGATTTAATATCAAGTATTCAATATATTGGACATCGTGTTGTACATGGGGGTAATCAATTAATTAAATCAGTTATTATTAATGATACGATAATACAAAAAATTCAGGAAAATAGTGTATTTGCTCCGTTACATAATCCAATGAATATATTAGGTATACAAGCTTCTATCCAATATTTTCCAGATTTAAAAAAAAAAAATGTTGCAGTACTAGATACTTCGTTTTATCATTCTCTTCCGGATTTTTCTTATTTGTATGCTATACCATATAAATTTTATAAAAAATATCATATTCGTCGTTATGGTGCACACGGTATTAGTCATTTATATATTGCTCACAAGACTTCAGATTTATTAAATATTAAGTTTAATAATTTAAATATTATTACTTGTCATTTAGGAGGGGGTTCATCAATAACTGCTATTCGTAATGGTTTATGTATAGATACGTCTATGGGTTTAACACCATTAGAGGGTTTAGTGATGGGTACAAGGAGTGGTGATATAGATCCTTCTGTAGTTTTTTTTATGTATGATATATTAGGAAAAAGTATGGATGAGATACAGCATATTTTAATTAATAAATCTGGTATTCTTGGTTTGACGAATGGTCTAACTAGTGATTTTAGATATATTGAGGAAAAATATTATTCGAAATTTCAGGCATATAGAATAATGAATTTATTTTGTTATAGATTATCTAAATATATTGGTTCATATGCCGCTTCATTAGAAGGTAAATTAGATGCTATTGTTTTTACAGGAGGTATTGGTGAAAATTCTGCTTTAACACGTGCATTAGTATTATCAAGATTAGAATTTCTTGGTTTAAAAATAGATAATAATTTAAATTATCAGCCAAATTTGAATAAATCACGTTTTATTAATAAAAAAAATACAATTCCACTTTTAGTGATACCGACTAATGAGGAATTTATTATTGCTAAAGAAACAATACAGTTATTTTTATGA
- the pta gene encoding phosphate acetyltransferase, whose amino-acid sequence MTRTIMLVPIGNSVGLTTVSVSLLKLVYENKLSAIFFKPFPDILNDIDDTANIVNRNFGIPSIKPVLPVNTMFLSDREYVKKLIQDNLDLYYSYYNKYDIIFIEGKKNSNLKYYIHDLNLKFLYHTRCELIIYNVNYNDFYKEFLFYKKKYDIRNRIIGIINNFYDISIKKYNDILFSPYSLINHHIHLNRKSVVVSNIPWNKKLIYFPIYAIFKLIKIENILKKYTINQIDSFVLYDQFFFNMSNHIFNSVLLIPFYKFIKKYQSLCVILECNILHSIILTDCNKYDICNFSILKKQFKYKILLFYTKSKFDQVILSIHMFHKNMIINDKIYLNSVILHFTNYINKKFIFRLLVHTRKQIIHFSQNVFQQYLIEKAKNKNSHILLPEGSEERIIHAASIVSNLGIVQCTLLGNKKIIHQIAKKNGWNINNNINIINPINIYKNYIEKLFVLRAHKGITWKLSEKYVQDHMVLGSLLLLENEVDGVVCGVKYTTAEVLRTAIQLIGIKKNIYSNSPIVSSSFFMLLKSSILLYSDCAVNIDPNIKQLVNIVLDTSDLAILFDIKPKIAMLSYSTGISGSGDTVEKVRKATCLVKKIRPDLTIDGPIQYDAAINPNISNIKLPKSCLHGQANVFIFPDLNSGNITYKAVQQSLNISSIGPILQGLMKPVNDLSRGATVNDIVYTILVTAIQKIT is encoded by the coding sequence ATGACGCGTACTATTATGTTAGTTCCGATTGGAAATAGTGTCGGTCTTACAACGGTTAGTGTAAGTTTATTAAAATTAGTTTACGAAAATAAACTCAGTGCAATTTTTTTTAAACCATTTCCTGATATTTTGAATGATATTGATGATACTGCTAATATTGTAAATAGGAATTTTGGTATTCCCAGCATTAAACCCGTTTTACCTGTAAACACAATGTTTTTATCAGATAGAGAATATGTTAAAAAATTAATACAAGATAATTTAGATTTATATTATTCATATTACAATAAGTATGATATTATTTTCATTGAAGGTAAGAAAAACAGTAATTTAAAATATTATATACATGATTTAAATTTAAAATTTTTATATCATACACGATGTGAGTTAATTATTTATAATGTTAATTATAATGATTTTTATAAAGAATTTTTGTTTTATAAAAAAAAGTATGATATTAGGAATCGTATTATTGGTATAATTAATAATTTTTATGATATTTCTATAAAAAAATATAATGATATTCTATTTTCTCCATATTCTTTAATAAATCACCATATACATCTTAATAGAAAATCAGTTGTTGTATCAAATATTCCATGGAATAAAAAGTTAATATATTTTCCTATATATGCAATATTTAAATTAATTAAAATAGAAAATATTTTAAAAAAGTATACAATAAATCAAATTGATTCATTTGTTTTATATGATCAATTTTTTTTTAATATGTCCAATCATATTTTTAATTCTGTTTTATTAATTCCTTTTTATAAATTTATTAAAAAATACCAATCGTTATGTGTAATATTAGAATGTAATATTTTACATTCTATTATATTAACTGATTGTAATAAATATGATATATGTAATTTTAGTATACTTAAAAAACAATTTAAGTATAAAATCTTATTATTTTATACTAAATCAAAATTTGATCAGGTAATACTGTCTATTCATATGTTTCATAAAAATATGATCATAAATGATAAAATTTATCTTAATTCAGTAATATTACATTTTACTAATTATATAAATAAAAAATTTATTTTTCGTTTATTAGTTCATACTAGAAAACAAATTATTCATTTTTCACAGAATGTATTTCAACAGTATTTAATTGAAAAAGCAAAAAATAAAAATAGTCATATTTTATTACCAGAAGGTTCAGAAGAACGTATTATACATGCTGCAAGTATTGTATCGAATTTAGGAATTGTGCAATGTACATTGTTAGGTAATAAAAAAATAATACATCAAATTGCTAAAAAAAACGGGTGGAATATTAATAATAATATTAATATTATTAATCCGATAAATATTTATAAAAACTATATTGAAAAGTTATTTGTATTACGAGCTCACAAAGGTATAACATGGAAATTATCAGAAAAATATGTTCAAGATCATATGGTATTAGGTTCATTATTGTTATTAGAAAACGAAGTTGATGGTGTAGTATGTGGTGTAAAGTATACTACTGCTGAAGTTTTACGTACTGCAATTCAATTAATTGGAATAAAAAAAAATATTTATAGTAATTCACCTATAGTATCATCTTCTTTTTTTATGTTGTTAAAGAGTAGTATATTATTATATAGCGATTGTGCAGTAAATATTGATCCGAACATAAAACAATTAGTAAATATTGTTTTGGATACTTCTGATTTAGCGATTTTATTTGATATCAAACCAAAAATAGCTATGTTATCTTATTCTACTGGTATTTCTGGTTCAGGTGATACTGTTGAAAAAGTACGAAAAGCAACTTGTTTAGTAAAAAAAATACGACCCGATTTAACAATCGATGGTCCCATTCAATACGATGCTGCAATCAATCCTAATATTTCAAATATTAAGTTACCTAAATCATGTTTACATGGACAAGCAAATGTTTTTATTTTTCCTGATCTAAATTCTGGTAATATTACTTATAAAGCTGTTCAACAATCTTTAAATATATCTTCTATCGGACCTATTTTACAAGGTTTAATGAAACCGGTAAATGATCTTTCAAGGGGTGCTACCGTAAATGATATTGTATATACTATCCTTGTTACTGCAATTCAAAAAATTACATGA
- a CDS encoding 2Fe-2S iron-sulfur cluster-binding protein — protein MNLKNLNYKKKDYIIEIYNKKYYIRPEQQKLSILQILLINHIDIFYQCNSGYCGSCSIKLVYGKIYQFKKSIAYVPKGNILACSCRAKSNIIILI, from the coding sequence ATGAATTTAAAAAATTTAAACTATAAAAAAAAAGATTATATTATTGAAATATATAATAAAAAATATTATATTCGACCAGAACAACAAAAATTATCAATATTACAAATATTATTAATAAATCATATAGATATATTTTATCAATGTAATTCCGGGTATTGTGGTAGTTGTAGTATAAAATTAGTATATGGAAAAATATATCAATTTAAAAAAAGTATAGCTTACGTACCGAAAGGAAATATTCTTGCATGCTCATGTAGAGCAAAAAGTAATATTATAATACTAATTTAA